A genomic stretch from Sulfuricurvum sp. includes:
- a CDS encoding aldo/keto reductase codes for MSIEAHQNISMPPLMYGTAWKEERTADLVEMAVKSGFRGIDTACQPKHYNEAGVGEALRRLFEQGFSRNELFIQTKFTPLSGQDPQRIPYDPRAELEIQVVQSYQRSLDNLGVEFINSLVLHSPLFPYSQLIRVWNAMEESVSHGGVGQIGISNCYDLELLQRLYRDATIKPSVVQNRFYQESDYDKELREWCNEMGIRYQSFWSLTANPHILRNEIIITLGEKYSQTPAQIWYRYLHQCNIVPLIGSTSQHHINEDLRIFDFTLSDDEVETITSLL; via the coding sequence ATGAGTATAGAAGCACACCAAAATATCTCTATGCCGCCTCTGATGTATGGGACAGCATGGAAAGAAGAGAGAACTGCCGATCTTGTCGAAATGGCGGTAAAAAGCGGGTTTCGCGGGATTGATACCGCTTGTCAGCCCAAGCACTACAATGAAGCGGGAGTCGGGGAGGCGTTGCGCAGATTATTTGAACAGGGATTCTCTCGCAATGAACTTTTTATCCAAACAAAATTCACCCCTCTTAGTGGTCAAGATCCACAACGTATCCCCTATGATCCTCGTGCAGAGTTAGAGATTCAGGTGGTACAATCGTATCAACGCTCTTTGGATAATCTGGGAGTAGAGTTTATCAATTCATTGGTTTTACACTCTCCACTTTTTCCCTATTCGCAACTTATCCGTGTATGGAACGCGATGGAAGAGAGTGTATCTCATGGTGGAGTGGGGCAAATTGGGATTAGCAACTGTTATGATCTTGAGCTGTTGCAACGACTCTATAGGGATGCGACGATCAAACCTTCTGTGGTACAAAACCGTTTTTATCAAGAATCCGATTATGACAAAGAACTTCGTGAATGGTGCAATGAGATGGGGATACGCTATCAGAGTTTTTGGAGTTTGACGGCGAACCCACATATTTTGAGAAATGAGATTATCATCACTTTAGGAGAAAAATATAGCCAAACCCCTGCACAGATATGGTATCGATATCTCCATCAATGTAACATCGTCCCATTGATTGGTTCAACCTCTCAACATCATATAAACGAAGATTTACGTATTTTTGATTTTACATTGAGCGATGATGAGGTAGAAACGATTACATCGCTTTTATAA